Proteins from one Leptonema illini DSM 21528 genomic window:
- a CDS encoding HAD family hydrolase has protein sequence MNPSHWSAKAFSELTSLLEGPPGLAAFDFDYTLIQGDQGEALMNEIVLGGHVRADEPWFWEHWPTSTHRHRDELRAAYERFRYFDDPLLLVEWMDGMIDVYEAIRNEHGTEAAYRWSSIFFAGFHEEEMGALSRKVFDHQLTASSSVGLPSGRELPVGIRIRPAMQELVHAMLDRKWTVYIVTASPRIPIAVLSHRWNLPAEHVIGMELRRMDDGRFGPHIVEPYPCAEGKVQALRRITEEPLLFAAGDSMMDLPLLEEAQSAMVLDRGSVTLRTKAHEKGWIVEAMPVID, from the coding sequence ATGAATCCATCCCACTGGTCAGCAAAGGCCTTCAGCGAGTTAACCTCTCTGCTTGAAGGCCCGCCCGGCCTTGCCGCCTTCGACTTTGACTACACGTTGATTCAGGGAGATCAGGGCGAAGCGCTGATGAACGAGATCGTTCTTGGCGGTCATGTTCGTGCCGATGAGCCCTGGTTCTGGGAGCACTGGCCGACGTCGACGCATCGTCATCGCGACGAGCTCAGGGCCGCATACGAACGCTTTCGTTATTTTGATGATCCGCTTCTGCTTGTCGAGTGGATGGACGGCATGATCGACGTGTACGAGGCCATCCGAAACGAACATGGAACCGAGGCCGCCTATCGCTGGAGTTCTATCTTTTTCGCCGGTTTTCATGAAGAAGAAATGGGCGCTCTTTCAAGAAAGGTTTTTGATCATCAGCTGACGGCCAGTTCATCAGTCGGATTGCCGAGCGGTCGCGAGTTACCCGTCGGCATCCGCATTCGCCCGGCCATGCAGGAATTGGTGCATGCGATGCTTGACCGGAAGTGGACTGTATACATCGTAACGGCCTCGCCTCGCATTCCGATCGCCGTTCTCTCACATCGATGGAATCTGCCGGCCGAGCACGTAATCGGTATGGAGCTACGGCGCATGGACGACGGCCGTTTCGGACCGCATATCGTCGAGCCGTACCCCTGTGCAGAAGGAAAGGTGCAGGCCCTGCGACGGATCACGGAGGAGCCGTTGCTTTTCGCCGCCGGCGATTCGATGATGGATCTTCCGCTTCTGGAAGAGGCGCAGTCGGCGATGGTCCTTGATCGGGGCAGCGTCACCCTGCGCACGAAGGCGCACGAAAAAGGCTGGATCGTGGAAGCTATGCCGGTAATCGATTGA